TCCCTGACCAGGaatcccttctccccttcttggCTGTGCTAACACCCACCTGCCCTTCTAGCATCATCTGGAGACCTTTGGTAACCCCTCCCAATTCCAGGTGTACACAGTGTCCTAATAGCCCCTCTGTTTAGCGGTGGGTAAACGCACAAGGCAGCCGAGAGCCATTATATGCATTCTTTTAAATCTACCTGGCAGTGATCCATACTCAAGACATTTAAAGCCTTCTTTGGGTGGGTCTGTTAATATATCCCTCAACAATGAGTATTTCTTGCATGCTTCTTGTGCACGAGTCACTGGGGAAACAGCAGGAAATAAGAAACTCAgctttacagaaaataaagagaactacAGTCTGGTGGGATAAGGGGCCTGAAGTACGCATTACCCTGGAGGGTCCCTTATGTGGTCTAGGCAGGAGGGACAGAGGCAGCTGGGGGGCCTCCTGCGGCAGCACTGCCCACCCTACCATCTGACAAAACAGCCGGCAGTGAAGAGTGCTGCAGGCAGGGAACCATGTGCACAGCAAATCTGGAGGCAAGAAAGCATCGTTATTTGTGGGGCACTGAAAGAAGGGAAGCACGGTCAGAGTATACCACATGCATATGTGCTGGAAAGGGAGGGAATTATAGGAGAAATGAGTGGGGGCCACATCCTTAAAAGGCCTAGGAAGGAACTTGGAGTTGGACTTGGGCTTATTTTGAGGGCAGTGGAGAGCCATTAGAGCAGTCATTGGCCGCTGGGGACACTGCTCcctaggggacatttggcaatgtctggagacatttttagttgtcataACTTAggtggggtgctactggcatctagtgggtagaggctggGCAGGCTACGAAAcatcctgcagtgcacaggacgGCACCCACAGCAGAATTATCGGGCCCAAAATGTCAGCAGTGCGAAGGCTGAGAGGCTCTGCATTAGaagattttaagcaggggagtggcATGGTTGGATTTGTGTTAGAAAGGTCGCCCCGATGAGGGTGTAGAGAACAGCCGCAGAGAAACCCACGGAGACTGATTGGAGCCGGAGGGGCCTCTGATGTCTGACCAGCGTCAACACTGTCAAGTCCTGGGGTTCAGTTTGTATCCAGGCAATTGATGAATCCTTTCTGTCGTGGTGTGGGAGCATCCAGCTTAAGGCTTTTGCCTAGTTATTGTGTAGTCTAGTCGATGTTTATGATTTTATAAGTTTAGAAATAATGGAGTCAGAACACCCCATTTGGAGACCAGAGCGGTAAGAAGCACCACCCTTACACTCACCACCCTGTCTGAGGTTGGGGAGTTTcccttcagtattttcttttttttttttttttttaacagttcaggCATTTAATTAGGTTCTTCGTAATTAGTTTAGAACACCAGTTTGTGAGGATAAACCCCATTTGTGAGAGCAAACGCAGAGCGCAGGTAGCCCTGGAGCTGAGGAACAGCTTTGATTTTGGGCAGAATTTGCGAGTCCACGGTTTTCTGATCAATTTTGCGCTGTTCTCATATTTATTTCtcgtatttatttctctttctcggTGTTGAAGCTCCTGGTGTCTGGGCTTAGGCAGCTTCCTCTTCTTGAAGTAAGCATCAGTGAGATGTTTGGGGATTTTCACACCACTGATACCAATTTTGGTGGAGGTGGCGATGACAAATATCTGGTGTGTCCTACGCAGAGGAACTCGATTGAGGGACCGAGGTCCAGTCACAAGTAGCAAGCCACTGCTCAGCTGTTTCAGGAAAACCACCCTCTGGCCTCTGTGGCGCCCAGTGAGGATGATGAGAATGGTCCCGGGAGTGATGCTGGCCCGCACTTTTCTCACGTGCTGACTGCAGGGTTTCTTGCCGTGGCTCAACAGCTTTCGAGGCACATCTTCAGTAGGATGTATCTAGGCATTTTGCGAAGTTTAACCACTCGGGGGCCACCGTTCTTGTCGCCACCAACTGGTTTTGTGACAGTAGCAAGaaccttctccttttttcttttcagtcctgAATTTAGCTGCTGAGTACTTCCTCTTGTCCGTGGCCTTTCGGGAATACATGGCTGAGCGGGAATACCTGCTGATTCCTCTGACCAGGACAGGGTTTCGGCTGCAGTGCGGCTTCCTCTTCTAGGCGCTTTGTCCTTGAGGTTAGCCTTCTTAACCTTGCCACCAGCAGCATCAGCCTGCTTGGCTTCAGGTTTCTTCTCCTTCGTGTCTGGCTTCTCAGCTTTTTCACCTTCCATCTTGCAAGTTGGGAAAGAgcagcatttaaaatatactggTATCCTGACTCTAATTATGCTTTCCATATATTTTTGTCCTGCTTTCCACTTCAAGCACTCCCCCATATCTTACTGACCTCAGAACAGTTTTAATCTGGTATATGTACCATAGCTCACTGGTCcctatttttaagtatttggatGGTTTTGATTATGTTGCAGTTACGTTTTCTCTGTGATGAATGTCTTCCTCCAATGTAGCTCTTTCCAAAATTAGGTCAGAGGCTGTGAACGTGTTTGTAGGACTCTTGTACCGGTGCACACACACTTCTGTGGGCCAGTCAGGCAGCCCAGCCAACAGACCTGGCCTGGCAGGTGGGCCAGGGCTCAGCTGCGCACACTGCAGGGGGACACATGGCGCCCGCAGTGTACTTTCCTCCATATTCAGCTGTCATCCAGGTGCCTTGGTGCAGTAGCGGCTCATATGTGTGTGTTCTGACAGCCTGTCGTTGGTCCCTCCCCTTTACACAGAGTGCGCGGCTCCAAGCAGATGAACACGCTCCAGTGTGCTCGCCACGTTTACCAGACGGAAGGCATTCGTGGCTTCTACCGGGGATTAACTGCCTCGTATGCTGGAATTTCAGAAACTGTCATCTGTTTTGCTATTTACGAAAGCTTGAAGAAGTATCTGAAAGACGCTCCATTAGCCCGTTCCACAAATGGGACTGAGAAGAATTCCACAAATTTTTTTGGACTCATGGCAGCTGCTGCTGTTTCTAAGGGATGTGCATCCTGTATCGCTTATCCACACGGTATGTGTCGCCTTTTCTCCCAGCGCCTTAAGACAGCTGCCAGGTTTGTGTCATTTGTCAGTATATCTAGAGCCCTGTAGCTCCAACTGAAGTGCAAACGCCTGCaggtgacaatggaagcaaggaCAAGTGGAACTGGCTTCCACGGGGTGTGGGGGCTGTGTGAGTGGCGGGGCCTTGGCGTCACTCCTCCTGCTGATGGTGGCTAAAGGGGGCTGTGCAAAATGTGGGCCTGTGATGTGGAACTTCTGGTGTTTTCAAAGAATCTAAAAATCcggattttatttaaaattcctccGTATCCAAAAGTGATGTGGGAGccaaacttaaaaagaaaatctctcagCTTCCGTTTTGAATGGTGTGCTGAGTCAGGctactttgggttttatttttttaatttgttttttaggGAATTACAGGCCTAATGTCCTTCTGAcccactattttaaaaaatagcttagTTTATTGTGCCATGAaagacagattttgtttttcaaaagcctGCTGCACTGTCACCTATAGCAAATGCCAGTGGTCAAGTCAGTAACAGGTGACTGAATCCCTGTTGTGTGCTGGGGCACGGAGTGGCCTCGGGGCTCGTGGAGAAGAGGTCGGGCCGCCTCCTGTGGTAAGGAGACTGAAGTGTGTACAGAGAGCTGCTTGACAAGCAGTGACAGGCGGTGTCGTGCTGTGGCGCCTGGTCAGGGAGGGGCAGGTTGGGCGAAGGTTCGACCCAGGAGGAGGCAGCGTTTAAGCTGGACAGAGTGGAGAAGGAATCTAGAAGGAGGAGAAAGTTGGGGAGTATATGGAAAGAAAGTCTTGTGGAAAATATTGCCATACTTACAATACCATAAAGATAATACCAAGTCCACCTTCAGTGAAATGACGTTTTTGCTTCATTGAGAGTAGAAAACCACCAACTGTCTTAAAATTAAGTCCGATTTCAACTAAGCTATTTTTAATCCCTTAAAAGTTATTTTGTGCTTTTGTATGGCTGTATAAATGTCCCTAACTGACCATTTTCCAGAGTTGGAAAATGTTCTAACCCGATCTTTCCATTTTCTATGTGTCTGTCCTCCAAATCCAGCTGAGGTGGCAAATACAGGTGTATGTATGTTGACAGTTCTAAAGCTATGTGCTTTGAATTCTCTCCTTATATTGCCTGGAAATACAGTTTGTCACATAAAGCATGTGTTTTTCTCTGCAGAAGTCATAAGGACGCGGCTCCGGGAGGAAGGCACCAAGTACAAGTCTTTTGTGCAGACCGCTCGCCTGGTCTTCCGGGAAGAAGGCTACCTTGCCTTTTATAGAGGACTCTTTGCCCAACTCATCCGGCAGATACCAAATACTGCCATTGTGTTGTCCACCTATGAGCTAATTGTGTACCTGTTAGAAGACCATCCTCAGTAACAGGCCAAAAAATTGTGCTCtagaagaataaaactgaaaaacgcgatagagaattttttttttccattgatgtTTAGAATGTTTGAGACTGAAACAGGAAAGGCCATAAAATACTTGGCTCATGTCACCTGTTGGACATTTCCTTTTGGATTCATGTTTTCTGGAAGGTTTAAATTCATGAACATTAATAGTTAATTATAacttttgtgttgttgttttttttttaacttaagaggATTCAGGATTAAGCAGCAACTAAATTAAATCATGCTAtttaatttaagtataaattTGGTTTGTGTCCTCTTTTATGTTCACTGTACTGTAAACTATAGATAGGGACTTCAGGGAAACGTAACCCTAGAAAAGCTGAGAAAAACTCTTAACATCAAAGTATGCTTGTTTTCTAATCTGAATATAAGATCTTGTACTGGACGGGCAAGAACTGTCATGTTTTGGTGACACTGGGCAGACCAGAATAGACTCCCAGCTATTTTCCTCCTTTGTACATTTCCAAGTCTTATACAGGTTGATAATCTAAGCTTTCAGGCTGCtgaggtaaaaaaagaaaaaaaaatacatcagtgcaactttctgactctaaatattttaaactttaaatattttcctgatgTTATCCTCTATCCCCAATTTTACCAAAGGCAAAAGTTTTAAAGAACTGCCTACCAGTAGCCTTGCTCTTGGACGTATGTCCAGAAGTGAAGCCTGGTCCAGCCCAGGTGCTTGGTGTGTTACAGAGCAGCCTCCCAAGTGGCTTGAGCGTAGCAGGTGGTGAGTAACAGACACTCCCTCGTGGATCCTTGACCCTGTTCTCTAGTCTCGACTTCGGAGAAGAGGAACATGACACAGGTCGATTGCAGGCCCCTTGGGGAGTTTACTTTTATTCTGACGAAGTGTTGGTGTTGTTTACATACCCtagtataaagttaaaaaaattttttctagaaATGAGAAATTATCAGAATTGCAAGTACCCTCCCCCCcccatttaaaaaggaaatttaataaaggacaaaaaagtaAGAGATAGCAGGTAAGATGGAGTCTTCCATCAGCTCTTTCACTGGAATTTGCATATATTGTACATTAGGTGATTTTTCAATCTGAATATCTAGAAAGATGTTTGACTTTAATAACTGATGCACTGGAGTTTCGGGTTCAGTTGCCTGTACTGTGGTAAGGCTGAGAGGAGATTTTCCAATTGGATTAAGTCACGTTTAATTTTGTTCCCTTTTAGTCAGAAAGGAGGTtggttaatgatgttgagctCTCTAGCATAATTTGCTTCAACTGTCAACCACTATGCACAAGTCAAATTAGTGACTTTAGTCAATCTTCGGTGTTTCTAAACTGCATGACAATGAAGAGATTTTTGTTCCAGGACCTCACTGTAACTGCTTGATCGTGGCACTTGGCAGAATCTTcctattttaatattcattttaaaacctGAATTTTTCCTCAAGATTTCATCTAATGTGAAGGTTGAAAATTAGGTTGCTTAATAGTCACTAATTGGGTAAGAGAATTATctggaaataatatttacttatacattcttgaattaataaatttgatGTTGACCTAGCATAAGTTACTTCTCTGCTTGCTTCTCCTGCCCTGAAAAGAAACGTGAGCTCCAAAAGTAGGATGAGAACAAGCAGGACAAAAGTGATGCTTCCTCTACAAAGGGGCATGTTcgatttttaaatgagaaatatcGCTGTTTGCGCTATTAATGGAGAAATCCCATGAtttatttccctcttctccacaagCTTAGTCATTGggattttgctatttttaaaatagtgtatattttttaaagtcttttatatataaaagattttaaaaaccctCATTGCTTACCCagtgtgtgccaagcactgtgcaaGGGGTTATGTATTTTCTCATGTAATTCTGACAACCTTGTGAGGCAGATATTATCATCCACATTTTCCAAATAAGAGACGCTTGGAGGTTTACACGACTTGCTTGACGTCTTGGAGATGGTCAGCAGTAAACTGACAGGCGGTTTGTACTGCTCATTGAGTAGATAAATGCAATGTAGAGGGGACATCTGAGCCTGAAGCCAAGGTCCAGCAAACCATTCCACTCATGTCACTTCAGGATTATGTGTTCACTGATGTGACACCCGAACCAGGTGAGAGGGACAGAACCCTCGCTTTGAGTGGGACACTATGCAGACTCTGAGTCTCCCTTggaaagggaacagagaaggGTACTTAAGCGCAATGCCCCACGTTTAGAGGGCAGCTTCACTGCTGTTCATTCTGTTGGGTGCTCCAGGCTGCTGAAAGCAGCAAGGCTGCAAATGAAAGGCCTTTGCCCTGACAGCCACTTCCAGAACAAGGAGCTTCCAGTGCAGACTCTAACCACCCCCCAGGTTTCATGCccagctcccttccctctctgcaaGCAACTCTTAGTTAATGCACATGACTAGGGTGTGGGACCAATTCACTGGCCACTGGAAATCCCAAATAACCCATCACAGTCCACAACAGGAAGAACTCTTCATGGTCACCTCAAAAAACACTGGAAAAGTTGTGGGAACACAAACATATATGGtgtaattaaatacaaatatttcctaCTCGTCCCTTTTTAGTTATAAAAGTAATTGAGTTCAAATCAATAACACTAATTAAAACGGGTAAAATGCATCTTGCCTGCTAATACCGCCCCCACAGGTAACTTGGTTGGCAGTTCAGTTAACCATCCTCTACTTCCTGCAAGTATACACATAGGGGTTTACTTGTTTAAACTTCGGATGTTATAGAAATTAATGTGCACGTCGCTTATTTTGAACAATGTATCATGCCTCCAGGCCACTACCTACAGCTCTGGCACTCGAATGTAGTTGCATTACCTTCAGATGTATGGCTAGCCtatgatttatatattcaaaCTCGGCCCTATCGGTAGACATTCATGTTTCTATAAATATAATCACgtttctataaattattttgggCCATTGGAGTGGCTTCAGCGGACGTGGCTTAAGGAAGCTGTAACTTGCAGCAAACCAGCCCCGCGCGCATAGGCCGTGTTTGGCTAGGCCTTGGGAAGACCGAACCAGCAGGAGCAAAGACTAGTAACCAGCCGTATGAGGAGCCGGAGATGCTAAGGTTGGCGGACTTTGCGGGAGGGGGCGGGCGAGCGCGGCGGGAGCGAAGGAATGCGCGAGGCCCAGCTCCGCGCCACCTTCCACCTCCGGACCTAAGAGGGCGCGCTCGGGCCGTCGCCGCGGCTTCCCCCGGCGCCCCGCCCACCGGGCTCGCCCCGCTCCCCGATTGGCTGCGCGGCGGGAGCGCGCCGAGTCAGGGGGCGGGCCCGCGCCGGCTACAAAGCGACGAAGGTCACGGCGCGAGCAGGCGCGCGCCGCCGCCCCGCGTCCGGCATTCGGCGTTTGGTTCCGCCGCCGCCCGGAGCCTGCGCGTGGAGCCATGGAAGGAGTGAGCGCGCTGCTGGCCCGCTGCCCCACGGCGGGCCTGGCCGGCGGCCTGGGAGTCACCGCTTGCGCCGCGGCTGGCGTGCTGCTCTACCGGATCGCGCGGAGGTGAGTGCGCGCGGCCCACGCGGCCTCGGCCCTTCGCCCCCGCTGCCTGCCGGCCGCCCGCCACCCCGCGGCCCTCCCGCCTTGGCGGGTTCCGGAGCCGCACGGCGCCCCCCCGCCCGTGCCTGGCGAGGCCGCGGCGTCGCCGTGGGAGCCAGGCCTGTGTACCCACGTGCTAAGACCCGCTCTGCGTGCGCTCTCCCCGCAAAGAAGAAGATAAGGTTTGGAATCCTTATCGGGAAGAGGATGAGGAGTGGATTGAGGACTCCAGGAATGCCTGGTGGGCGAGGGCAGCCAGCACGTGGGTTACAAACTTCCTCCCCCACAGAGACCTGTGCTGGCCGAGCCACAGGGTCTGCAGGGCCCCTTCACACCCACCCGGGCCCACCAAACTCTGCGTGAGAATCGAGCGGGGATCACACTGCGCTCTACCTGCTTCCCGCCCTTAACCCCTCTCCCTGGAGCACTTTGGGGTGGCATGAAATTAGGTGGCACTTTCTGATCTGTATTCGCTGCCTCAGGAGTTCTAATCTCACATTAGCCCATTTCAGAGTCGCAACCCCCTGGTCCCCCTAGAGAAGCTGAGGGACAGAAGAGCTAAGTAAACGTATTAATTATAAGAGTCCGGTTGTGATCTGCAGCTGCCTGGCCTTAGAGCCTGCGTTTCTAACCCCGGGGCTATGTTGCCTCCGAGAGTGAGAAACGTACTTCAGAGATGTTTAAAAtgggctggggctgctgctgaGCTGGTTCCGGGCTGCCAGCAGCCCTGGCCCAGGCTTAGAAATCATGCCCACGCCCGTTCTGAGCTAGCCTGTCTCATGGACCTCCATGGTCAGGGATAAAACGCTGACTGCTGTCTTGCTTCAGCAGGCACTCGGGCAGCCCAACCTTTTCCCCCACTGAACCACCTTCCCAGGGGACAGGGGAAAAAGGTGGGGTTGTGGAAACATTTTGGGGACACAGTGAGTAGGATTGTAGCTATTCAGCAAGGAACGTGAAGCTCAGATTTGGGGCAGAGAGGCGAAGGCATTTGCCCACAGTCACTTGGCAGCAAGTggcggagctgggatttgaacctgggtagTCTCGCCGGTCTTCCCTAATCACTACCTTGTACCGCTTCTCACTGAAGGGGGAAAGGAATGGCTGTGACTCAGtcacaggcttcctggaggaggaaggggtAGGAGGGACATCAGCTGTGTCTGCAGGATGAGCCAGACGGGCAGGCTGATGAGGGGGTGGCCTCCAGGGGAGGGCAGCCCGGGATTGAGGGATCCCCCAACTCAAGGGGTCCCTGAGAACCCACATGTCTGCGTGTCCCAGTTCCTGCCCAATTTCTGGAAGCCGGGGGGGCTTGTAGGACCCGCTGGTTCAAACCAGTCATTTTATACCTGAGGTGATTAAGGTGCTGAGGTGCAAGGTGATTTGCTCCGATTCTCAGCATGTTGACAGCAGAGGTGGATGTGCTGCTGCAGCCGCCCAGTGAACCCACGATGAGGGAATGTGCCCCAAGGAGCAGAGCCTGGGCACTGTTCCCCAACTTTGCAACACCTCGTGTGTGTAATGTGGCTGGATTCAGACTGGGTTTGCTCACTGGCTCTCCTGCTCCCCTGTCTTGTGCTGTGGCTGTTCTCAGGGGTCCTGATTCCCCTCCTGGGCTGCCAGCCACAGCTTTCCCTCTCCCGGAGACAGAAATCTAGGGTCTTGGTGCAGAGTTGGGCGAACTGGTACAAGGGGAGCCAGGAGAGTACCTGCAAGGCTTTTCAGTCCAGCGGCACAACACCGGAGTCGTGGGGCTGACAATGGGACATGTTGGTTGGGCTGAGAAGGACCAGCCCTTCCCGGGATGCTCTGAGGTACTCCCAGAGCGTTGGCTTTTGTCTGGGGGTCATAAATTGGCCAGTGTCATGATTCGAAAGCAAGACAAGCCCCGCAGAGCCTGAGCCCTTCTCCCTGTAGGAGGGGAACGCTGTGACTGAGCACTGGTAACTTTGGTCTCAGCACGGGTTTTGAATGAccccggggggcgggggggggcatgTGAAGAGAGTTGTTTTGGGAAAGCGACTTGGCCTGTCGTGGGCTCAGCACAGAGATGGAGGGAAGAGTGGCCGAGGAGCCACAGGAAGATGTCCCCTCCCTGAAGGCCTGCAGTGTTCCCAGAGCCTCAGGCAGGGCCAACCTGGCTTCCACACCTGTGGGGTCCTCCTGACCAGATTGTTGTTGATGATTTAGTGCTGACGACACGGGGAAGGATCCGCGTGCTGCCGTCTGGTAAAACCTGGGGGCAGGTGCTACTGTTCTCCCCACGCTACAGCTGAGGAAACGAAGGCTTGGAAGGTCGAGCTTGCTCCCCTAAGCCAGCCTGGTGTTCTGGGTCCCCCCGGAGTGCCTTCGCTGTCCTCCACACACATGGCAGCCCACGCTGTCAGCACTGTCACAGGGTGGATGGAAGCCCAGGTTACACCTCCCTGGGCTTGCTCGCCCTGGATCCAGGTGCTCATGGTGGCCCCCTGTGCCTGTCCCACCCCCGGACTCTGCTGCTCTGCGTCGTGTCCAGAATCCATCTTCTACCTCCACATCCCTGCTCAGGACCTCAGGGACCTCCCAAGGCACCCATAGGTGTGTATTGGATTGTCTCCTTTGTCATGTTGGGAGATGGAGAGGATGCAGCCTCCAGGTTAAGTAGCGGGACCTCGTCCTGGCATCCAGAGTGCCTGTTTCCTGCTTACCCCTTGCACACTCTCCTGCTGCTGCCCTCTGGCTGAGGGACGCTGCTCCCTGGACGCACGCTGGGTGGTCCTCCCTTTGCCCAGCAGCCCTGCCTGTTTGCCATCTGCTTCTTTTGCCCTGCTGGCCAGCAAACCCATTCTTTGGGGTGACAGCAAATGCTCTGCTTGTTGGCCTCTCTCCTTTGTCATCTATCACCACCTGCCCTGTGAGGTCGTCATTCTTGTTCTTGTGTCCAGGTCAGAAGTGGAGAGTTTGCTCATTTCTGCCTCTGCAAGCCTGGCTCAGTAAACACGGGGTGCACTGAGGTGAACAGGTGGTCCACCCGC
The Rhinolophus ferrumequinum isolate MPI-CBG mRhiFer1 chromosome 9, mRhiFer1_v1.p, whole genome shotgun sequence genome window above contains:
- the SLC25A33 gene encoding solute carrier family 25 member 33 isoform X2: MLLSSWRTRPRCGGTVGAIVTCPLEVIKTRLQSSRLALRTLYYPQVHLGTISGAGMVRPTSVTPGLLQVLKSILEKEGPKSLFRGLGPNLVGVAPSRAVYFACYSKAKEQFNGIFVPDGNVVHIFSAGSAAFITNSLMNPIWMVKTRMQLERKVRGSKQMNTLQCARHVYQTEGIRGFYRGLTASYAGISETVICFAIYESLKKYLKDAPLARSTNGTEKNSTNFFGLMAAAAVSKGCASCIAYPHEVIRTRLREEGTKYKSFVQTARLVFREEGYLAFYRGLFAQLIRQIPNTAIVLSTYELIVYLLEDHPQ
- the SLC25A33 gene encoding solute carrier family 25 member 33 isoform X1, which produces MATGTQQKENTLLHLFAGGCGGTVGAIVTCPLEVIKTRLQSSRLALRTLYYPQVHLGTISGAGMVRPTSVTPGLLQVLKSILEKEGPKSLFRGLGPNLVGVAPSRAVYFACYSKAKEQFNGIFVPDGNVVHIFSAGSAAFITNSLMNPIWMVKTRMQLERKVRGSKQMNTLQCARHVYQTEGIRGFYRGLTASYAGISETVICFAIYESLKKYLKDAPLARSTNGTEKNSTNFFGLMAAAAVSKGCASCIAYPHEVIRTRLREEGTKYKSFVQTARLVFREEGYLAFYRGLFAQLIRQIPNTAIVLSTYELIVYLLEDHPQ
- the SLC25A33 gene encoding solute carrier family 25 member 33 isoform X3 → MVRPTSVTPGLLQVLKSILEKEGPKSLFRGLGPNLVGVAPSRAVYFACYSKAKEQFNGIFVPDGNVVHIFSAGSAAFITNSLMNPIWMVKTRMQLERKVRGSKQMNTLQCARHVYQTEGIRGFYRGLTASYAGISETVICFAIYESLKKYLKDAPLARSTNGTEKNSTNFFGLMAAAAVSKGCASCIAYPHEVIRTRLREEGTKYKSFVQTARLVFREEGYLAFYRGLFAQLIRQIPNTAIVLSTYELIVYLLEDHPQ